A section of the Halogranum gelatinilyticum genome encodes:
- a CDS encoding SDR family NAD(P)-dependent oxidoreductase, producing MVSDSIAVVTGGGRGIGQAICTRLAQDGADVVIADLDADEMQETKRLVEAEGQRALAVETDVSEQESVRSTVDRVLDEFGQIDILVNNAGIAGPTSPCEEIEQTEWDATMDVNLRGPFFMCREILPVMKDRGFGRIVNISSVTGKKPLLNRTPYAATKMGLIGFTRTLALEVGEYDINVNAICPGSVDGPRIRGVFEQQAEATGRSYDDVRAETEAQSPRNELVQREDIASVAAYLCSEEAARITGQDINVSAGKVMY from the coding sequence ATGGTGTCCGATAGCATAGCCGTCGTGACCGGCGGTGGTCGCGGAATCGGCCAAGCCATCTGTACACGGCTTGCACAAGACGGAGCAGACGTGGTTATCGCTGATCTCGACGCGGACGAGATGCAAGAGACGAAGCGACTCGTCGAAGCTGAGGGGCAGCGCGCGCTCGCAGTCGAGACCGACGTCTCCGAGCAAGAGAGCGTTCGGTCGACCGTCGACCGCGTGCTCGACGAGTTCGGCCAGATCGACATCCTCGTCAACAACGCGGGCATCGCCGGCCCGACGAGTCCCTGCGAGGAGATCGAACAGACCGAGTGGGACGCGACGATGGACGTCAACCTCCGCGGCCCGTTCTTCATGTGTCGAGAGATACTGCCGGTGATGAAAGACCGTGGCTTCGGCCGTATCGTCAACATCTCGTCGGTGACGGGCAAGAAACCGCTGTTGAACCGGACGCCCTACGCGGCGACGAAGATGGGACTCATCGGCTTCACCCGGACGCTCGCGCTCGAAGTCGGCGAGTACGACATCAACGTCAACGCCATCTGTCCCGGTTCGGTCGACGGCCCGCGCATCCGCGGCGTCTTCGAGCAACAGGCGGAGGCGACAGGGCGGAGTTACGACGACGTCCGCGCCGAGACCGAAGCGCAGAGTCCACGCAACGAACTCGTCCAGCGGGAGGACATCGCCAGCGTCGCAGCCTACCTCTGCTCGGAGGAAGCCGCCCGAATCACTGGACAGGACATCAACGTCTCCGCTGGCAAGGTGATGTACTGA
- a CDS encoding BKACE family enzyme, which translates to MPYQGYSDYFDKRLIISVATTGGHQGKEANPNLPEQPEEIARDVAECEEAGASIVHIHARDDDGDGTKDVARFQEIRDAIDAHCDDIIVNFTTGGGGIWSREERIAPILETDPRPEMATVDLGPVNFGQTRTAVNTREQNEEYAEAMLDAGVKPEMELFNPGHIPEMEHLVDLDLLEPPYWCTTIFGMQNGMPAHPRNVFAFADNLPTESEWQVLALGRHQLPLTTTAIAAGGHVRVGMEDNIYYRKGELAKSNAQLVERTARIAAELERPVATPAETRDILGL; encoded by the coding sequence ATGCCATACCAAGGCTACAGCGACTACTTCGACAAGCGGCTGATCATCAGCGTTGCGACCACCGGTGGTCACCAAGGCAAAGAGGCGAATCCGAACCTGCCCGAACAGCCCGAGGAGATCGCCCGCGACGTCGCCGAATGTGAGGAGGCGGGAGCCTCTATCGTCCACATCCACGCCCGCGACGACGACGGCGACGGGACCAAAGACGTCGCGCGGTTCCAGGAAATCCGCGACGCCATCGACGCCCACTGCGACGACATCATCGTGAACTTCACCACGGGCGGCGGCGGTATCTGGTCACGTGAGGAACGGATCGCGCCGATTCTGGAGACCGACCCCCGACCGGAGATGGCGACAGTCGACCTCGGGCCGGTCAACTTCGGACAGACGCGGACGGCGGTGAACACCCGCGAGCAGAACGAGGAGTACGCGGAAGCGATGCTCGACGCTGGCGTCAAGCCCGAGATGGAACTGTTCAACCCCGGCCACATCCCCGAGATGGAGCATCTCGTCGATCTCGACTTGCTCGAACCACCCTACTGGTGTACGACCATCTTCGGGATGCAGAACGGGATGCCCGCCCACCCGCGGAACGTCTTCGCCTTCGCCGACAACCTGCCTACGGAGAGCGAGTGGCAGGTGCTCGCACTCGGTCGCCACCAACTGCCGCTGACGACCACGGCGATCGCGGCGGGTGGCCACGTCCGGGTCGGGATGGAGGACAACATCTACTACCGGAAGGGGGAACTCGCCAAAAGCAACGCCCAGTTGGTCGAGCGGACCGCCCGCATCGCCGCCGAGCTCGAACGGCCGGTCGCCACACCGGCGGAGACGCGCGACATCCTCGGACTGTAA